The Amycolatopsis coloradensis sequence CCGAGCAGGAGTTCCCGGCAGGTCTCCGGATCGGCCTCTCGAAGCCGTCGCAGGAGCCATTTGCCGTGGGATCGCCATCGTCCCCCGGCCAGGAGGATCAGCTCGGCCACAGCGGTCAACAGCCGATCGGCGATGAAGATCAGTTCGTCGGCCCCGTCAAGATCGTCCAGAAGGTCGGTGAGCAGATAACGATGCTCCTCCAGTTCGGCCGCGGACAACGGCGGAGGCCCGGCGCGCAGTCGCGCCCGGGCTTCCGCCCGGGTCCGACACCCGAAGCCGTCGCGATCGAGGAGAACGACACCCTCAGCGCACATGTGCAGGAGAGGCGAGCGGCGGTTCGCCGTCTCCTGACCGGCGAACCGCTCGTACGACTCAGTGGTATGGCAGAAAAGTTCCACCGGCACGCCGTCGTGTTCGGTCGTTTCGCGGTACGGCGCGGGTGGGCCGTCGAGGATCACGACGATGTCGAGATCCGAACTCGCGGTACGCCATCCGGTGATCGCGCTTCCGCCCAGAATCGCGGCCCTCGCGCCGGGAAAGCGACCCTCGACCACCTGGCGGGCGATTCGGACCGGATCCATCCGTCCAGCATGCCTCAGCCTCGTCGGCCGGTGGGTGAGCCAGGCGCACCGGCGGCCGCGACCACGCCGAAGCCGGTGC is a genomic window containing:
- a CDS encoding nucleotidyltransferase domain-containing protein → MDPVRIARQVVEGRFPGARAAILGGSAITGWRTASSDLDIVVILDGPPAPYRETTEHDGVPVELFCHTTESYERFAGQETANRRSPLLHMCAEGVVLLDRDGFGCRTRAEARARLRAGPPPLSAAELEEHRYLLTDLLDDLDGADELIFIADRLLTAVAELILLAGGRWRSHGKWLLRRLREADPETCRELLLGYRQVVCSGDRALMRRVAAAVLDGAGGRLLVGYRRDAPSGFRR